In a single window of the Halobacteriovorax sp. DA5 genome:
- a CDS encoding ribonucleotide-diphosphate reductase subunit beta: MTSPILAQNDDRFVLFPIEYNSIWEMYKRHMAVFWTAEEIDLAQDITDWEKLNDNERHFITHVLAFFAASDGIVNENLAVRFYNDVQNPEARCFYGFQIAMENIHSETYSLLIDTYVKDAKEKDRLFHAVDHFEPVKKKADWAMKWLYSKNTFAERLVAFAAIEGIFFSGSFCAIFWLKKRGLMPGLCTSNEFISRDEGLHCEFAVLLHSLLDKEEQCSKEKIKEILTEAVEIEKEFITDAIPVSLIGMNADLMKQYIEFVADFWMQQFGLETHYGAANPFDWMELISLEGKTNFFEKRVSEYQRPGILSEKSENTFTLDAEF, translated from the coding sequence GTGACTTCACCAATTCTAGCACAGAATGACGATAGATTCGTCCTTTTCCCAATCGAATACAATTCAATCTGGGAAATGTACAAAAGACACATGGCAGTTTTCTGGACTGCTGAAGAAATCGACTTGGCCCAAGATATTACTGACTGGGAAAAGTTAAATGACAATGAGAGACACTTCATTACTCACGTACTTGCATTTTTTGCAGCAAGTGATGGGATTGTTAATGAAAACCTAGCTGTACGTTTCTACAATGATGTACAAAACCCTGAAGCTAGATGTTTCTATGGTTTTCAAATTGCAATGGAAAACATTCACTCTGAAACTTACTCTCTACTAATTGATACATATGTAAAAGACGCTAAAGAAAAAGATCGTCTTTTCCACGCTGTTGATCACTTTGAGCCAGTTAAGAAAAAAGCTGACTGGGCAATGAAGTGGTTATACTCAAAAAATACATTTGCTGAAAGATTAGTTGCATTTGCTGCCATCGAAGGAATCTTCTTCTCTGGTTCATTTTGTGCAATCTTCTGGCTAAAGAAAAGAGGCCTAATGCCAGGTCTATGTACTTCTAACGAGTTTATTTCTCGTGACGAAGGTCTACACTGTGAATTTGCAGTTCTTCTACACTCACTACTTGATAAAGAAGAACAATGTAGCAAAGAAAAGATCAAAGAGATCCTTACTGAAGCAGTTGAAATTGAAAAAGAATTCATCACTGATGCAATTCCAGTTTCTCTAATTGGTATGAATGCAGACCTGATGAAGCAATATATTGAATTTGTAGCTGATTTCTGGATGCAACAATTTGGTCTAGAGACTCACTATGGTGCAGCGAACCCATTTGACTGGATGGAGCTAATTTCTCTTGAAGGTAAAACAAACTTCTTTGAGAAGAGAGTTTCTGAATACCAAAGACCAGGTATTCTTTCTGAAAAATCAGAAAACACATTCACACTAGACGCGGAGTTTTAA
- a CDS encoding fatty acid desaturase, with translation MCKKTYSLKNLNKTNTLFLLITPLIAIAGTIAWLKIDGFDWRILALSLIFYIATGLGITAGYHRLFAHRSYQASWPVRLLLLIFGAAAVQNSALKWCNDHRVHHGKVDTELDPYNINEGFFYAHMGWILLLEDQNEYKYSKDLLKDPMVMFQHKFYLGFVALFSFGLPALIGYLWVGSWLGGLFVAGVARIVFVHHCTFFINSLCHVVGTRPYDKGQTARDSWIMALFTYGEGYHNFHHTFQTDYRNGIKWYHFDPTKWLIRSLNFVGLTWNLKRTRPELIQAKIQA, from the coding sequence ATGTGCAAAAAGACTTATTCATTAAAAAATCTAAATAAAACAAATACACTCTTTCTTTTAATCACACCACTAATTGCTATTGCAGGAACAATTGCATGGCTTAAAATTGATGGTTTTGATTGGAGAATTTTAGCGTTATCGTTAATTTTCTATATCGCAACGGGGCTAGGAATAACGGCCGGATATCACCGACTATTTGCTCACAGGTCCTACCAAGCGAGTTGGCCAGTAAGACTTTTACTACTGATATTTGGAGCTGCGGCAGTACAAAACTCTGCACTTAAATGGTGTAATGACCACAGAGTTCACCATGGAAAAGTAGATACCGAACTGGATCCATACAATATCAATGAAGGGTTTTTCTACGCTCATATGGGCTGGATTCTACTTTTAGAAGATCAAAATGAGTACAAGTACTCTAAGGACCTACTAAAGGATCCAATGGTTATGTTTCAACATAAATTCTATCTTGGCTTCGTTGCACTTTTTAGCTTTGGCCTGCCAGCACTCATTGGATACCTATGGGTAGGATCTTGGCTAGGTGGCCTATTTGTGGCCGGTGTTGCTAGAATTGTTTTTGTTCACCACTGTACATTCTTTATCAATTCACTATGTCACGTTGTTGGGACTCGCCCTTACGATAAAGGACAAACAGCACGTGATAGCTGGATTATGGCGCTTTTCACATATGGTGAAGGTTATCATAATTTCCACCACACATTTCAAACTGACTACAGAAATGGAATTAAATGGTATCACTTTGATCCAACAAAGTGGCTCATTCGATCTTTAAACTTCGTAGGGCTTACGTGGAATCTTAAGAGGACACGTCCTGAGTTAATTCAAGCCAAAATTCAGGCCTAA
- a CDS encoding FMN-binding glutamate synthase family protein has protein sequence MAYLGRGVSPRKLFWLFFLITNVATIFAGVFFNEFFYYQYLILVPIYLLGFYDLVQSEHTLKSNYPVVGRFRYVMEDLRPKIYQYFIESDEDGTPIPRTTRNVIYQRAKLALSTKPFGTQKDVYETGYEWINHSMYPKEFYEVQKDLRVVVGSKHCDQKYNLSIFNISAMSFGSLSSRAVEALNLGAKLNNFAHNTGEGGISDYHLKGGGDLIWQIGTGYFGARTPEGGFCDKSFKEKATLDQVKMIELKLSQGAKPGHGGILPARKNTAEIARIRGVKQGTEVDSPPSHKEFRDATEMVAFIQRLRELSGGKPVGIKLCFGRRDEFVEMVEAFKELGNYPDYIAVDGAEGGTGAAPLEFSDSIGTPLIEGLTAVVNILTEYGLKDEIKVIAAGKIFTAFDIVKAIALGADACYGARSMMLAIGCIQALTCNSNKCPVGITTQNPDLVKGLNVDQKGKRVANFHHATVEAVREIVAAAGYENVKDLKRKDIFKRDSNHGVNSYEDIYPSYKTL, from the coding sequence ATGGCCTATCTTGGTCGCGGGGTTAGTCCACGTAAATTATTTTGGTTGTTTTTTCTTATTACAAACGTGGCAACGATATTTGCTGGAGTCTTTTTTAATGAGTTCTTCTACTATCAGTACTTAATCTTAGTCCCAATCTATTTACTGGGTTTTTACGATTTAGTGCAAAGTGAGCATACACTAAAGAGCAACTATCCTGTTGTTGGACGCTTTCGTTATGTTATGGAAGATCTAAGGCCTAAGATCTATCAATACTTTATTGAATCAGATGAAGATGGAACACCCATCCCACGAACAACTAGAAACGTTATCTATCAAAGAGCAAAGCTAGCACTTAGTACAAAACCTTTTGGAACTCAAAAAGACGTTTATGAAACAGGTTATGAATGGATCAATCATTCAATGTATCCTAAAGAATTTTATGAAGTCCAAAAAGATCTCAGAGTCGTGGTTGGGAGCAAGCATTGTGATCAGAAATACAATCTTTCAATATTCAATATTTCTGCAATGAGTTTTGGTTCTCTAAGTTCGCGTGCAGTTGAAGCATTAAACCTTGGTGCTAAGCTTAATAACTTTGCTCACAATACAGGAGAAGGTGGAATTAGTGACTATCATCTAAAGGGTGGAGGTGATCTTATTTGGCAAATTGGAACAGGCTACTTCGGGGCACGAACTCCAGAAGGTGGCTTTTGTGATAAGAGCTTTAAAGAGAAGGCCACATTGGATCAGGTGAAGATGATTGAGTTAAAACTTTCTCAAGGTGCAAAGCCTGGGCATGGGGGGATTTTACCGGCCAGAAAGAATACTGCTGAAATTGCACGTATTCGTGGAGTTAAACAGGGCACTGAGGTTGACTCACCTCCATCTCACAAAGAGTTTAGAGATGCGACAGAGATGGTTGCTTTCATTCAACGCTTAAGGGAGTTAAGTGGAGGCAAGCCAGTAGGTATTAAATTATGTTTTGGGCGTAGAGACGAGTTTGTCGAAATGGTTGAGGCCTTTAAAGAGCTTGGAAACTATCCTGATTATATAGCAGTTGATGGTGCCGAGGGAGGAACAGGTGCTGCCCCTTTAGAGTTTTCTGACTCAATTGGAACACCTTTAATTGAAGGTCTAACAGCTGTCGTTAATATTTTAACTGAATACGGCCTAAAGGATGAAATCAAAGTCATTGCCGCTGGAAAGATTTTTACAGCTTTTGACATTGTAAAGGCCATCGCACTTGGTGCTGATGCATGTTATGGCGCGCGCTCAATGATGCTTGCAATTGGCTGCATTCAAGCTCTTACTTGTAATTCAAATAAGTGTCCAGTTGGTATCACAACGCAAAACCCTGATCTCGTTAAAGGTCTTAATGTGGATCAAAAAGGTAAGCGTGTTGCAAACTTTCACCACGCAACAGTTGAGGCCGTTAGAGAAATTGTCGCAGCTGCTGGCTATGAAAATGTTAAGGATCTAAAGCGTAAGGATATCTTTAAACGCGATAGTAATCACGGTGTAAACTCTTACGAAGATATCTATCCTTCATATAAGACGTTATAA
- a CDS encoding tyrosine-type recombinase/integrase, which produces MFDLKQEDIGHDFILDEEFFENFTSSHTRKSYLNDINQFLCWISDYYKLNDYDSIERIHIIKFRNYLSEFGGHNQNPSTPKTINRKLASLSAFFKYLVEKNQLKANPVSSVRRPRSEVKSPTNALNKQQVLELFYHMGQNEKSKYLHLALFTTFFTTGLRKSEILNLRFKDYQIQGANKILQYRAKGGKLGKKVLNPIAIKALDEYIEWMNENERDTAENDWLFQPTRNPSDPTNLNKPINPRTINELLDKYALKAGIGFKITPHSARATFIGELLEIGVDIYTIAIEVGHASVKTTGEYDKRRNKIKESPTLKLNWE; this is translated from the coding sequence ATGTTCGATTTAAAGCAAGAAGATATTGGTCATGACTTTATTCTCGATGAAGAGTTTTTTGAAAACTTTACTTCATCTCATACAAGAAAATCTTATCTAAATGATATTAACCAATTCTTATGCTGGATTAGTGATTACTATAAGCTTAATGACTACGATTCAATTGAGCGTATACATATCATCAAATTTAGAAATTACCTCTCTGAATTTGGAGGTCACAATCAAAACCCTTCAACACCAAAGACGATCAATCGAAAGCTTGCGAGTTTAAGCGCATTCTTTAAGTATCTCGTCGAGAAAAATCAACTTAAGGCCAATCCTGTCTCAAGTGTTAGAAGACCAAGAAGTGAAGTTAAATCCCCAACTAATGCCCTTAACAAGCAACAGGTTTTAGAGCTATTTTATCATATGGGACAAAATGAAAAGAGCAAGTATCTTCACTTAGCACTCTTTACAACGTTCTTTACAACGGGACTTAGAAAGAGTGAAATTTTAAATCTACGTTTTAAAGATTATCAAATACAAGGCGCTAATAAGATTCTTCAATATCGTGCAAAAGGTGGAAAGCTTGGTAAGAAAGTTTTGAATCCTATCGCGATAAAGGCCCTTGATGAATATATTGAATGGATGAATGAGAATGAACGAGACACAGCAGAAAATGACTGGCTTTTTCAACCAACTAGAAATCCAAGTGATCCAACAAATTTAAACAAACCTATAAACCCGAGAACAATTAATGAGCTTTTAGACAAGTATGCTCTTAAAGCAGGTATCGGATTTAAAATTACTCCCCATTCGGCCAGGGCCACTTTTATCGGAGAGCTCCTAGAAATTGGTGTCGATATCTACACAATTGCAATTGAAGTAGGTCACGCATCAGTGAAAACAACAGGTGAATACGATAAGAGAAGAAACAAAATTAAAGAGTCTCCTACACTAAAATTAAACTGGGAATAA
- a CDS encoding ribonucleoside-diphosphate reductase subunit alpha, translated as MYVQTRSGEREPIKFDKITDRINTLAFGLEGNVDATMITQKVIEGIYDGITTTELDGLAAETAAYLATKHPDYNVLAGRVAVSNLHKETKGCFSENVKEMYHYVNKATGEHAPLVSKELYETVMANAELLDKTIVDKRDFNYDYFGFKTLEKSYLLRMDGKIVERPGQMLLRVSVGIHMNDMDAAIETYNLMSQKFFTHATPTLFNSGTTKPQLSSCFLLTMKDDSIDGIYDTLKQTALISQSAGGIGLSIHNIRAKGSFIKGTNGTSNGIVPMLKVFNDTARYVDQGGGKRKGSFAIYLEPWHADIFEFLEMKKNTGKDEQRARDLFYALWTPDLFMKRVEEDGQWSLFCPHECPGLAECYGAEFEALYTRYEAEGKAKKTIRAQDLWFAVLESQTETGSPYMLYKDAANEKSNQKNLGTIKSSNLCTEILEYTAPDEVAVCNLASVALNKFVKTDKDGNVTYDHKHLYEVVYRMTKNLNRIIDINYYPVIEAKNSNMRHRPIGLGVQGLQDTFFMMRLPFESEAALQLNNDIFETIYFAAVTASKDDAIIDGPYSTYEGSPMSQGQFQFDMWGHTAHSGNWDWDGLKAEVAKHGVRNSLLVAPMPTASTSQILGNNECFEPITSNIYVRRVLSGEFAVVNKFLVRDLIDRGLWDDTLRNEIIANNGSIQSIERIPEDLKALYKTVWEVKQKAVIDMSAGRGPYIDQGQSLNIHLENPNFGKLSSMHFYAWKKGLKTGMYYLRSRAAVNAVQFTVKNEGKKTPEQLEQEAAAMVCSIDNPEDCQMCGS; from the coding sequence ATGTACGTACAGACAAGAAGTGGCGAGAGAGAGCCAATTAAATTCGATAAAATTACAGACAGAATCAATACACTTGCCTTTGGACTAGAAGGTAATGTTGATGCAACAATGATTACTCAAAAAGTAATCGAAGGTATCTACGACGGTATTACAACAACTGAACTAGATGGACTTGCAGCCGAAACAGCTGCATACCTTGCAACAAAGCACCCAGACTATAACGTACTTGCTGGACGTGTTGCAGTTTCTAACCTTCACAAAGAAACAAAAGGTTGTTTCTCTGAGAACGTTAAGGAAATGTACCACTATGTTAACAAGGCAACTGGTGAGCACGCTCCTCTTGTTTCAAAAGAACTATATGAAACAGTAATGGCAAATGCTGAATTACTAGATAAGACAATCGTTGATAAGCGTGACTTCAACTACGACTACTTTGGATTCAAAACTCTTGAGAAGTCTTACCTTCTTAGAATGGATGGTAAAATTGTTGAAAGACCAGGCCAAATGCTACTTAGAGTTTCTGTTGGTATCCACATGAATGACATGGATGCTGCAATTGAAACATATAACCTAATGAGCCAGAAGTTCTTTACTCACGCAACTCCGACTCTATTTAACTCGGGAACAACTAAGCCACAGCTTTCTTCTTGTTTCCTACTAACAATGAAAGATGATTCAATTGATGGAATCTACGACACTCTTAAGCAAACTGCACTGATTTCTCAGTCTGCTGGTGGTATCGGTCTATCAATCCACAATATTCGCGCAAAAGGTTCATTCATCAAGGGAACTAATGGTACGTCGAACGGAATCGTTCCAATGCTAAAAGTTTTCAATGATACTGCTCGCTACGTAGATCAAGGTGGTGGAAAGCGTAAAGGTTCATTTGCAATTTATCTTGAGCCATGGCACGCAGATATCTTCGAATTCCTAGAAATGAAGAAGAACACTGGTAAGGATGAGCAAAGAGCGCGTGACCTTTTCTACGCACTTTGGACGCCAGACTTATTCATGAAGCGTGTTGAAGAAGATGGACAGTGGTCACTATTTTGCCCACATGAGTGTCCAGGTCTAGCTGAATGTTATGGTGCAGAATTTGAAGCTCTTTACACTCGCTACGAGGCAGAAGGTAAAGCTAAGAAAACAATCCGTGCACAAGACCTTTGGTTTGCAGTACTTGAATCACAAACAGAGACTGGTTCTCCGTACATGCTTTACAAAGATGCAGCTAACGAAAAATCAAACCAAAAGAACCTAGGTACAATCAAGTCGTCAAACCTTTGTACTGAAATTCTTGAATATACAGCACCTGATGAAGTTGCTGTTTGTAACCTTGCTTCAGTTGCTCTTAACAAATTCGTTAAGACTGACAAAGATGGAAATGTAACATACGACCACAAACACCTTTATGAAGTTGTTTACCGTATGACGAAGAACCTTAACAGAATCATCGACATCAACTACTACCCAGTAATTGAAGCGAAGAATTCTAACATGAGACACCGTCCAATCGGTCTTGGTGTTCAAGGTCTTCAAGATACTTTCTTTATGATGAGACTACCATTTGAGTCTGAAGCTGCACTTCAGCTTAATAATGACATCTTTGAGACAATCTACTTTGCAGCTGTAACTGCTTCAAAAGATGATGCAATCATTGATGGGCCATACTCAACTTACGAAGGTTCTCCAATGTCACAAGGTCAATTCCAATTTGACATGTGGGGACATACTGCTCACTCAGGAAACTGGGACTGGGATGGACTAAAAGCAGAAGTTGCAAAGCACGGTGTAAGAAACTCTCTTCTAGTTGCTCCAATGCCAACGGCATCAACTTCACAAATCCTTGGTAACAACGAGTGTTTTGAGCCAATCACTTCAAATATCTACGTAAGACGTGTTCTTTCTGGAGAATTTGCAGTTGTTAATAAATTCTTAGTTCGCGACCTAATTGATCGTGGCCTATGGGATGATACTTTAAGAAATGAAATCATTGCTAACAATGGTTCAATTCAATCAATTGAAAGAATCCCAGAGGATTTAAAAGCTCTATACAAAACTGTTTGGGAAGTTAAGCAAAAAGCAGTTATTGATATGTCTGCTGGACGTGGCCCTTATATTGACCAAGGTCAGTCACTTAATATTCACCTTGAAAACCCTAACTTCGGGAAACTTTCTTCAATGCACTTTTACGCTTGGAAGAAAGGGCTTAAGACAGGTATGTACTACCTACGTTCACGTGCTGCAGTTAACGCTGTTCAGTTCACAGTAAAGAATGAAGGTAAGAAAACTCCTGAGCAACTTGAGCAAGAAGCGGCAGCAATGGTTTGTTCAATCGACAATCCAGAAGATTGCCAAATGTGTGGAAGCTAG
- a CDS encoding DUF4105 domain-containing protein, translating to MKLRLTSKLFTTLIMCLMIVPAIAGELEFRKLSEAHRDQFLSLTNWKRSIRSIHHGGVRKRQVIYKSLNLESDFKSPAKEFSSVLESFYLDENFKCERFAIYEFMADVTGIRPTSSKCDNHFSTFIFNQMGLVEISFYTNRITKISYLMASNGKSAMSRFGHSMFYVSACKLDIENCPTRDQVEFVLGVAADVDDLSPGFFKGIFGGYAAKIDFMSLAQVKQKYNYEEFRDLYQYDLNVTGRDKRRFISHALNLYKNKDMGRYKFFSANCATESYKLIRAAFGHTKLRSNISTPKGLLEELQESGYVSTKKSRTLKEKSKKVLESLALLDVKSFEDYLLLEPSLRAAKAQMFHHRHSRQDSNDTSVLHAFVFLETMAFSTENMNLLELASKNENASIANEFEALASEYKDWYRQSNLLLRQGKKPKANDVTNRIDQFYRIHFMHRVERIKEVALNIKTTKELIKDINKRKRL from the coding sequence ATGAAATTACGTCTAACTTCTAAATTATTTACGACACTCATCATGTGCCTAATGATAGTGCCAGCTATTGCTGGAGAACTAGAGTTTCGTAAGTTAAGTGAGGCCCATAGGGATCAATTTCTTTCACTGACAAATTGGAAAAGAAGTATACGTTCGATTCATCATGGGGGCGTAAGAAAGAGGCAAGTTATTTACAAGTCTCTTAATCTAGAATCTGATTTCAAATCACCAGCTAAAGAGTTTTCTTCAGTCTTAGAAAGTTTTTATCTCGATGAAAATTTTAAATGTGAGCGTTTTGCTATTTATGAATTCATGGCCGATGTTACAGGTATAAGGCCCACATCAAGTAAGTGTGATAATCATTTTTCAACATTTATTTTTAATCAAATGGGCCTTGTTGAAATTAGTTTTTATACGAATCGTATAACTAAGATTTCATACCTTATGGCCTCTAATGGAAAGAGTGCAATGAGCCGCTTTGGCCACAGTATGTTCTATGTTTCTGCATGTAAGCTAGATATAGAGAATTGTCCAACAAGAGATCAGGTCGAATTTGTTCTTGGTGTTGCGGCCGATGTTGATGATTTATCTCCTGGTTTTTTCAAAGGTATCTTTGGTGGTTATGCTGCAAAGATTGATTTCATGTCACTTGCCCAAGTTAAACAAAAATATAATTATGAAGAATTTAGAGACCTCTACCAATACGACCTGAATGTAACAGGACGTGATAAGAGACGATTTATCTCTCATGCGCTTAATCTATATAAGAACAAAGATATGGGACGCTACAAGTTCTTTTCTGCAAATTGTGCGACAGAATCATACAAGCTCATAAGAGCAGCTTTTGGCCACACTAAATTGCGCTCAAATATTTCTACTCCAAAGGGTCTTTTAGAAGAATTACAAGAGAGTGGATATGTAAGTACTAAAAAGAGTCGTACTTTAAAAGAGAAATCAAAAAAGGTTTTAGAGAGTCTTGCATTACTTGATGTCAAAAGCTTTGAAGATTATCTCTTACTTGAACCTAGTTTAAGGGCCGCTAAAGCGCAGATGTTTCATCATCGTCATTCTCGTCAAGATTCTAATGATACCTCAGTTTTACATGCATTTGTGTTTCTAGAAACAATGGCCTTTTCGACAGAAAATATGAATTTACTCGAGCTTGCTTCAAAAAATGAAAACGCATCTATTGCCAATGAATTTGAAGCTCTTGCTAGCGAGTATAAGGATTGGTATCGACAGAGCAATTTACTCTTAAGACAAGGAAAGAAACCTAAGGCAAATGATGTCACAAATAGAATTGATCAATTCTATCGTATTCACTTTATGCACAGAGTTGAGCGAATTAAAGAAGTCGCTTTGAATATAAAAACAACGAAAGAATTAATTAAAGATATCAACAAACGAAAACGTTTATAA